One segment of Cyprinus carpio isolate SPL01 chromosome A17, ASM1834038v1, whole genome shotgun sequence DNA contains the following:
- the LOC109070772 gene encoding LOW QUALITY PROTEIN: glucokinase regulatory protein-like (The sequence of the model RefSeq protein was modified relative to this genomic sequence to represent the inferred CDS: inserted 2 bases in 1 codon; substituted 1 base at 1 genomic stop codon), with protein MRWRSGEDKSEGTVCKQSCHELSLPVTEKCNPISRDIDRVNGKQMVQILRKCDAEIFGEEKIMILSSVFHRLYSSPVIQTMVDIAKRVEMMLRDPEESLIVLSGCGTSGRIAFLLVTSFNEMVKAPKQKQICSYIIAGGDRXINSLSEAPEDDPALGARMLDKICAGKKHVLFVGISCGMSAPFVAGQLDFCLKHLDVFTPVLLGFNPVHMARSEPMQDCSFHFKDVAERMIRXQRHKKAFVLNPVLGAEAISGSSRMKGGSATKIILESILLAGHEAAFRGKRVTPECISAWITASEMVNETTYSHSDELAALIQQAEKNYSLQMKAHVYYIGWQTLGIIGLTDASECVPTFGADFDDIRGFINNGFREMKNKEGDLSFLGPEFVIGHKDFVDTILPSLSQNDVMLFLFTVNDDLHEVTALADQVRRRTSNLHAIAHDLEKFTIPETVCNMFGTVLHITWSFSSEEVNSVVMRQRWELSTKWCLNAISTGAHVLKGKVYMNYMIDLRVTNSKLYRRAINILQRFTGCSKGECERALLRAIYSTDDLSEDMTSADVWKHTDVANRRDQVVPTALVMIQCGCTLAEARHHLDCHPVIRDAVSACFSSSKTKSTMDYNKIMHSHNEGAFL; from the exons ATGCGCTGGCGTTCTGGAGAGGACAAGTCcgaagggaccgtctgcaaa CAGTCGTGTCACGAGCTCTCTCTACCCGTCACGGAAAAATGCAACCCCATCAGCAGAGATATTGATAGAGTGAATGGCAAACAGATGGTGCAAATACTGAGAAAATGCGACGCCGAGATTTTTGGCGAAGAAAAAATCATGATCCTTTCATCAG TTTTCCAT AGACTATATAGTTCACCAGTCATCCAAACGATGGTGGATATCGCAAAGAGGGTGGAAATGATGCTAAGG GACCCAGAGGAGAGTTTAATTGTATTAAGTGGCTGTGGAACATCAGGCCGTATTGCATTTCTTTTGGTG ACATCCTTTAATGAGATGGTGAAAGCCCCAAAACAGAAACAGATCTGTTCGTACATCATAGCTGGAGGTGACAGGTGAATAAACAGTCTGTCT GAGGCTCCAGAGGACGACCCGGCGCTGGGAGCTCGCATGCTGGACAAG ATTTGTGCAGGAAAGAAGCATGTCCTGTTCGTTGGAATATCCTGTGGCATGTCG GCACCATTTGTTGCTGGGCAACTGGATTTTTGTCTGAAGCACTTAGACGTCTTTACTCCAGTGCTTCTGGGATTCAATCCTGTACATATGGCGAG GAGTGAACCAATGCAGGACTGTTCATTTCACTTTAAAGACGTTGCAGAGAGGATGATTAG GCAGAGACATAAGAAAGCATTCGTCCTAAATCCTGTATTGGGG GCTGAGGCCATCAGCGGATCGTCCCGGATGAAAGGAGGCAGTGCAACTAAAATCATTCTGGAATCTATTCTTCTGGCCGGACATGAAGCTGCATTTAGAGGAAAGAGAGTGACACCTGA ATGCATTTCTGCCTGGATCACAGCGAGTGAGATGGTTAATGAAACCACTTACTCACACAGTGATGAGCTTGCAGCACTTATTCAACAAGCAGAAAAGAACTAC AGCCTTCAGATGAAAGCACATGTGTACTATATTGGATGGCAAACTCTGGGCATTATAGGACTGACTGATGCCAGCGAATGCGTCCCAACTTTTGGAGCAG ATTTTGATGACATCAGAGGTTTTATCAACAATGGTTTcagagaaatgaaaaacaaagaggGAGATCTATCATTTCTG GGGCCAGAATTCGTAATTGGTCACAAAGATTTTGTGGACACTATCTTACCGAGTCTGAGTCAAAATGACGTGATGCTGTTTCTGTTTACAGTGAATG ATGACCTGCATGAGGTGACGGCACTGGCTGATCAAGTGAGGCGAAGGACATCTAATTTGCATGCAATTGCTCATGACCTTGAGAAATTCACCATTCCT GAAACAGTATGCAACATGTTTGGAACCGTTCTGCACATCACATGGTCTTTTTCTTCAGAGGAGGTGAACTCAGTTGTAATG AGACAGCGCTGGGAGCTTTCAACTAAATGGTGTCTTAATGCAATCAGCACAGGAGCTCATGTACTGAAGGGAAAGGTCTACATGAATTACATGATAGACCTCAGAGTAACTAACAGCAAGCTATACAGAAGAGCCATCAACATTTTACAG CGGTTCACAGGCTGCTCCAAAGGCGAGTGTGAAAGAGCTCTACTGAGAGCCATCTACAGTACAGATGACCTGAGTGAAGACATGACATCAGCAGATGTGTGGAAACACACAGATGTGGCTAACAGACGAGATCAA GTGGTTCCGACTGCACTGGTGATGATCCAATGCGGCTGCACTCTTGCTGAAGCACGGCATCACTTGGATTGTCATCCTGTGATTCGAGATGCAGTGAGTGCCTGCTTCAGTTCTTCTAAGACCAAAAGCACAATGGACTACAACAAAATAATGCATTCTCACAATGAAGGGGCATTTTTATGA